In the Malaya genurostris strain Urasoe2022 chromosome 1, Malgen_1.1, whole genome shotgun sequence genome, one interval contains:
- the LOC131440386 gene encoding neprilysin-4, translating into MELKNAKNDIKKQSQDKVTGCELGINEQTGRLQWCPGYRFAKLLFVIPATMLPLVLLFLLFTRLHVVGSANLSAQHYQSFSFYSDQSNQLDDPQSRCEPVRRSFPEVIEVEERDILRDLRTSFVPSGSIVPASCIPGEPAHNDLIILQGYSPESNVANFVRRKRLTVPRKRKSILQGITWSSDGNPESVRAAQVEIMKRYMDTTVEPCDDFYQYACGNWDRVNPIPKDKAGLDTFEILRESLDAVLKNLLLENKNGGVIDIENTIATTEQPAGSEHLRRVRKRIMGKRAVLNRLVLKAQIKKVRKRELAHVAFENAVNNAETKARNLFISCMNYSLIEKQGLQPLLELLDSLGGWPVLNPGWQSNNFDWLNLTAQIRRYNNDILIVEWVGPDIKNSDENIIQFDQTSLGLPTRDYFLQETNRKYLEGYKQFMIDILVLLNVQHKKAKQTSDEIIDFEIQLANITSSVEERNNVSVLYKKIILENLHEEVPEIDWTRYLSIVMDRPMNSSEFVVMFALNYMKDLVELIDQTEPRTLANYILWRFVRHRINNLDDRFLQAKQKFSNVLFGREKSPPRWKNCVNQVNANMGMAVGAMFVRKYFDENSKRDTLAMTHELQQAFREILNETEWLDSQTKRLAEMKVNSMSLRIGYPDFILSHKELNEKYADLEIDPEKYFENTLNVLSHIRRTDQDKIGQTVNKTAWHTAPAVVNAYYSRNKNQIMFPAGILQPPFYHRHFPKSMNFGGIGVVIGHELTHGFDDKGRLFDREGNLYRWWTDHAIDAFHDRAACLVQQYGKYTIDEVGVQIDGESTQGENIADNGGIKQAFRAYTKWLTEQQDPAVLENETLPGLNITNTQLFFLNFAQVWCGAMRPEATRNKLKTAVHSPGKFRVIGTLSNSEDFARVYECEIGTPMNPENKCSVW; encoded by the coding sequence ATGGAGCTCAAGAACGCGAAAAATGATATCAAAAAACAATCCCAAGACAAAGTGACTGGCTGTGAATTAGGCATCAATGAGCAGACCGGAAGGTTGCAGTGGTGTCCTGGATATCGATTCGCGAAACTGCTGTTCGTGATACCGGCAACGATGCTGCCACTGGTGCTGCTATTCTTGCTCTTCACACGACTGCATGTGGTCGGTTCGGCGAATCTCTCCGCCCAGCATTATCAGTCATTCAGCTTTTATTCCGATCAATCGAATCAATTGGATGACCCACAATCTCGGTGCGAACCAGTGCGAAGGTCATTCCCCGAAGTGATAGAGGTCGAGGAACGAGATATTCTGAGAGATCTGCGAACGTCTTTTGTTCCCAGTGGTTCCATTGTTCCTGCTAGCTGTATCCCTGGTGAACCTGCGCACAATGATTTGATAATACTTCAAGGCTATAGCCCGGAATCCAACGTTGCAAACTTTGTCCGTAGAAAAAGGTTAACAGTGCCACGGAAGAGGAAATCGATTTTACAAGGAATTACATGGAGTAGTGATGGAAATCCCGAAAGTGTTCGAGCGGCACAGGTGGAGATTATGAAGCGGTACATGGACACAACGGTGGAGCCTTGTGATGATTTTTATCAGTATGCATGTGGAAACTGGGATCGCGTGAATCCAATCCCGAAGGATAAAGCCGGTTTGGACACTTTCGAAATTTTGCGAGAAAGTCTAGATGCCGTCTTGAAAAATCTTCTACTCGAAAATAAAAATGGAGGAGTGATTGATATTGAAAACACGATAGCAACAACAGAGCAACCGGCAGGAAGTGAGCACCTAAGGCGAGTGCGGAAAAGAATTATGGGAAAACGGGCAGTGTTGAATAGATTGGTACTGAAGGCACAGATTAAAAAAGTTCGAAAACGAGAGTTAGCCCATGTTGCTTTTGAAAATGCAGTTAATAATGCGGAAACCAAAGCCCGCAATTTGTTTATATCTTGTATGAACTATAGTTTGATAGAAAAACAAGGTCTCCAGCCGTTGCTAGAGCTTTTAGATTCTCTTGGCGGATGGCCAGTGTTGAATCCCGGCTGGCAGTCGAACAACTTCGATTGGCTTAACTTAACCGCTCAAATTCGCCGGTATAATAATGATATTTTAATTGTCGAATGGGTTGGTCCCGATATCAAGAACTCcgatgaaaatataatacagTTTGATCAAACTTCGCTGGGGTTGCCAACGCGGGACTATTTTCTCCAAGAGACCAACAGAAAATATCTAGAAGGTTACAAACAGTTTATGATTGACATCCTTGTTTTGCTCAATGTTCAACACAAGAAGGCCAAACAAACGTCCGATGAGATTATCGATTTCGAGATTCAGTTAGCCAACATCACTAGTTCTGTAGAGGAACGCAACAACGTTTCCGTACTGTACAAGAAAATCATTCTTGAAAACCTACACGAAGAAGTTCCGGAGATCGACTGGACGCGTTACCTGTCGATTGTGATGGATCGACCAATGAATAGCTCTGAGTTTGTCGTGATGTTCGCGTTAAACTATATGAAAGATTTGGTTGAATTGATCGATCAAACCGAGCCGCGAACACTGGCGAATTATATTTTGTGGAGGTTCGTAAGGCACCGCATCAACAATCTGGATGATCGTTTTCTGCAGGCAAAGCAAAAGTTTTCGAACGTTTTGTTCGGCAGAGAAAAAAGTCCCCCCAGGTGGAAGAACTGTGTGAATCAGGTCAACGCCAACATGGGCATGGCTGTAGGAGCGATGTTTGTGaggaaatattttgatgaaaatagCAAACGAGATACATTGGCAATGacgcacgaattgcaacaggCTTTTCGGGAAATTCTGAATGAAACTGAATGGTTGGATAGTCAAACAAAGAGGCTGGCGGAAATGAAAGTAAATTCGATGTCCCTTCGAATAGGTTATCCCGATTTTATATTGTCTCACAAGGAACTTAATGAAAAGTATGCGGATTTGGAGATCGATCCAGAGAAGTATTTCGAGAACACGCTCAACGTTCTTAGTCATATTCGAAGAACTGACCAAGACAAAATTGGTCAAACAGTCAACAAAACCGCTTGGCATACGGCTCCTGCTGTGGTGAATGCTTACTACAGTCGCAATAAGAATCAAATAATGTTTCCTGCTGGGATATTGCAGCCTCCTTTCTATCATCGTCACTTTCCTAAATCGATGAATTTCGGTGGAATAGGCGTCGTCATAGGCCATGAACTGACGCACGGATTCGATGACAAAGGTCGTTTATTTGACCGCGAAGGTAATCTGTACCGGTGGTGGACCGATCATGCGATCGATGCGTTCCACGATCGAGCTGCCTGTTTGGTGCAACAATATGGAAAGTACACAATCGATGAAGTTGGAGTTCAAATTGATGGAGAAAGCACCCAAGGAGAAAATATCGCCGATAATGGTGGAATAAAACAAGCCTTTCGTGCTTACACAAAGTGGCTCACGGAGCAGCAGGATCCGGCTGTATTGGAAAATGAAACCCTGCCGGGATTGAATATCACCAATACGCAGTTGTTCTTCCTGAATTTTGCTCAGGTATGGTGCGGAGCGATGCGACCTGAGGCTACGAGAAATAAACTCAAAACTGCTGTACATAGTCCGGGAAAATTTCGGGTGATTGGAACGCTGTCAAACTCGGAGGATTTCGCACGCGTTTACGAGTGCGAGATAGGGACACCGATGAATCCGGAAAACAAGTGCAGCGTTTGGTGA